The following coding sequences are from one Malaciobacter pacificus window:
- a CDS encoding HAD family hydrolase, protein MKKDTIILFDLDGTLIDSTDAIVSTFHHSFKVMEYDFKGCDEDIKALIGYPLDIMYKDLGIEDSKVWDFVDAYKNRYKDISTKKTLLLDKAYEAVQLAASFARVSVVTTKTRKYTMPLLEHFDINKYFEIVTGRECVQNPKPHPEPILKTLSDMNFDKTKHDVWMIGDTKLDLICANESSINSVGVLCGYGSQEELLEYTKNIKNDAFDAVKYIKELNI, encoded by the coding sequence TTGAAAAAAGATACAATCATACTATTTGATTTAGATGGAACATTAATAGACTCAACTGATGCTATTGTTTCTACATTTCATCACTCATTTAAAGTTATGGAATATGACTTTAAAGGCTGTGATGAAGATATAAAAGCCTTAATTGGATATCCCCTTGATATTATGTATAAAGATTTAGGAATTGAAGACTCTAAAGTTTGGGATTTTGTAGATGCATATAAAAATAGATATAAAGATATCTCTACAAAAAAAACTCTACTTTTAGATAAAGCATATGAAGCAGTTCAATTAGCAGCTTCATTTGCAAGAGTTTCAGTTGTTACAACAAAAACAAGAAAATATACAATGCCTTTACTTGAACACTTTGATATAAATAAATATTTTGAAATCGTAACAGGAAGAGAGTGTGTACAAAATCCAAAACCACATCCTGAACCAATTTTAAAAACATTATCAGATATGAATTTTGACAAAACAAAACATGATGTATGGATGATAGGTGATACAAAGCTTGATTTGATTTGTGCAAATGAATCGTCAATAAATAGTGTTGGTGTTTTATGTGGATATGGTTCACAAGAAGAGTTGTTAGAATATACAAAAAACATTAAAAATGATGCCTTTGATGCTGTTAAATATATAAAAGAATTAAACATTTAA
- a CDS encoding peptide-binding protein, translating to MKSIFIILSIFIYLNASTLNLSISSSPSRLNPILANDSASSEIANWIFNGLFKYDKNGNIVPDLASSYEFITPTNLVIKLKQNVKWHDGEKFTAHDVIFTYEKIIDPKVFNSIKSNFKEVQSVKALDDYTIEVKYKNPYFKALVIWMSGILPKHLLKDEKDLMTSSFNKNPIGTGPYKIKEFKVGSDIELIVNESYFDGKPKIEKILFKFLPDPNTSFLYLKQKKLDLGGLTPIQIDRQIDENFKNNYQVIEKPAFAYTYLGFNLKNEKFKDKRIRQALSLAINRKELVDILFFGHGQVCNGPFLPGSFAYNSDVKMPVQDIKKAKKLLKELGYDESNPFTFEVVTNTGNDIRINAAQILQYQLAKAGVKMKIRVMEWQAFLNTVVHPRNFEAVILGWSLSLMPDAYPLWHSSSSKLGGFNLVNYENKKVDELIEKGSITVDQEKLSAIYKDIYKIIADDLPYLFLYIPNSITVVNKDIKNIEPSFIGITHNQKDWIKE from the coding sequence ATGAAATCTATATTTATAATTCTAAGTATCTTTATATATCTAAATGCATCAACACTTAACTTATCAATTAGTTCAAGTCCTAGTAGACTAAATCCTATTTTAGCAAATGATAGTGCTAGTAGTGAAATAGCCAATTGGATTTTTAATGGATTGTTTAAATATGACAAAAATGGAAATATTGTTCCTGATTTAGCATCTTCATATGAGTTTATAACTCCAACAAATTTAGTTATAAAACTAAAACAAAATGTAAAATGGCATGATGGAGAAAAATTCACAGCCCACGATGTAATTTTTACATATGAAAAGATTATAGACCCAAAAGTTTTTAACTCAATAAAATCAAATTTCAAAGAGGTTCAAAGTGTAAAAGCACTTGATGATTATACTATTGAAGTAAAATATAAAAACCCATATTTTAAAGCATTAGTTATTTGGATGAGTGGAATACTTCCAAAGCATTTACTTAAAGATGAAAAAGATTTGATGACAAGTAGTTTTAATAAAAACCCAATAGGAACAGGGCCATATAAAATAAAAGAATTCAAAGTTGGAAGTGATATAGAACTAATCGTAAATGAAAGCTATTTTGATGGAAAACCAAAAATAGAAAAAATTCTATTTAAATTTTTACCTGATCCAAATACCTCATTTTTATATTTAAAACAAAAGAAACTTGACCTTGGTGGATTAACTCCAATTCAAATAGATAGACAAATAGATGAAAACTTTAAAAACAATTATCAAGTCATAGAAAAGCCTGCTTTTGCATACACATATTTAGGTTTTAATTTAAAAAATGAGAAATTTAAAGATAAAAGAATCAGACAGGCATTATCACTTGCAATTAATAGAAAAGAGTTAGTAGATATTTTATTCTTTGGTCATGGACAAGTATGTAATGGTCCTTTTTTACCAGGTTCATTTGCCTATAATAGTGATGTTAAAATGCCTGTTCAAGATATAAAAAAAGCCAAAAAGCTTCTAAAAGAGTTAGGGTATGATGAATCAAATCCATTTACATTTGAAGTTGTTACAAATACAGGAAATGATATTAGAATAAATGCAGCTCAAATATTACAATACCAGTTAGCAAAAGCTGGTGTTAAAATGAAAATTAGAGTTATGGAGTGGCAAGCTTTTTTAAATACAGTAGTTCATCCCAGAAACTTTGAAGCTGTAATTTTAGGATGGTCTCTTTCACTTATGCCTGATGCATATCCTCTATGGCATAGCAGTAGTTCAAAACTTGGTGGTTTTAATTTAGTAAATTATGAAAATAAAAAAGTAGATGAATTAATTGAAAAAGGTTCAATTACAGTTGATCAAGAAAAACTAAGTGCAATATATAAAGATATTTATAAAATCATTGCTGATGATTTACCTTATTTATTTTTATATATACCAAACTCAATAACAGTTGTTAATAAAGATATAAAAAATATAGAACCATCTTTTATTGGAATAACACATAACCAAAAAGATTGGATAAAGGAATAG
- the rpsI gene encoding 30S ribosomal protein S9, which produces MAKVYATGRRKSAIAKVWLENGNGELTINGQSLDAWLGGHESIKKRVMQPLVVAKQETSVNIVVKTLGGGYSAQADAARHGISRALVAYDEQFRTILKPYGLLTRDARSVERKKYGRKKARKSTQFSKR; this is translated from the coding sequence ATGGCAAAAGTTTACGCAACAGGAAGAAGAAAGTCAGCTATCGCTAAAGTATGGTTAGAAAACGGAAACGGTGAGCTAACTATCAACGGTCAATCTTTAGACGCATGGTTAGGTGGACACGAATCAATTAAAAAAAGAGTTATGCAACCATTAGTTGTAGCAAAACAAGAAACTTCAGTTAATATTGTAGTTAAAACTTTAGGTGGAGGTTACTCTGCACAAGCTGACGCTGCAAGACACGGAATTTCTAGAGCATTAGTTGCTTATGATGAGCAATTCAGAACTATCTTAAAACCTTATGGGTTATTAACAAGAGATGCAAGATCTGTTGAAAGAAAAAAATACGGAAGAAAGAAAGCAAGAAAATCAACTCAATTCTCAAAAAGATAA
- the rplM gene encoding 50S ribosomal protein L13, protein MKFTQMAKANEIERDWIVVDAEGKVFGRIITEVATILRGKNKPNFTPNVDCGDFVVIINASKAKFTGAKLEDKNYYTHSGYFGSTKTHKMSDMLENNPEKLYKLATRGMLPKTTLGKAMLKKLKVYAGAEHPHTAQIKG, encoded by the coding sequence ATGAAATTTACTCAAATGGCGAAAGCTAACGAAATCGAAAGAGATTGGATTGTAGTAGATGCAGAAGGTAAAGTATTCGGTAGAATAATTACTGAAGTTGCAACTATATTAAGAGGTAAAAATAAACCTAACTTCACTCCAAATGTTGATTGTGGAGACTTTGTAGTTATCATCAATGCATCAAAAGCAAAATTTACAGGTGCTAAATTAGAAGATAAGAATTACTACACTCACTCAGGATACTTTGGATCAACTAAGACTCATAAAATGTCTGATATGTTAGAAAATAATCCAGAAAAATTATACAAATTAGCTACAAGAGGTATGTTACCAAAAACTACTCTTGGTAAAGCAATGTTAAAAAAATTAAAAGTATATGCAGGTGCTGAACACCCTCACACTGCGCAAATTAAAGGATAA
- a CDS encoding HAMP domain-containing sensor histidine kinase — MLKIHQLFFRTFSLIFLAILITLSFITYYWSKNIYINQIEKNLIQNIDTLSVVLKDLNNIENIIKDLKANINLRITLIDEKGNIIAESDKDKETMENHSNREEILMAKDKGIGKSLRFSSSIKKELLYVAKKITIDRKIYFIRMADYTDKITDNFVKLTLQIFMFITFFLILAFLATYFISLRIKHETDNILNFLTHISNKRTPYRLKSNYTDEFYKITKLLNKVAFKLAKKNRQKAKQTAKLKIANKQKDEIISAISHEFKNPIAVISGYSETILNDEDLPKIMKDKFLTKIQSNSQKMSNIIDKLRLTLKLEEGKQELILTPTSIKNIVNQAVCDLKDKYKNREILIEGEDITLKVDETLISMAITNLIENALKYSDDEVTITISQNELCVKDKGIGIEPKELENINQKFYRVSKNGWNNSLGLGLFIVQSILTLHNFQLKVDSTFEKGSSFCIKY; from the coding sequence TTGTTAAAAATTCACCAACTTTTTTTTAGAACTTTTAGTTTAATATTCCTTGCTATTTTAATAACACTTAGTTTTATTACCTATTATTGGTCTAAAAACATCTACATAAATCAAATAGAAAAAAATTTAATTCAAAATATTGATACTTTATCAGTTGTACTAAAAGACCTCAATAATATTGAGAATATTATCAAAGATTTAAAAGCTAATATTAATTTAAGAATCACCTTAATTGATGAAAAAGGTAATATTATTGCAGAGAGCGATAAAGATAAAGAGACAATGGAAAACCATTCTAATAGAGAAGAAATTTTAATGGCTAAAGATAAAGGAATAGGTAAAAGTCTTAGATTCTCTTCAAGTATAAAAAAAGAGCTTTTATATGTAGCAAAAAAAATTACTATTGATAGAAAAATCTATTTTATAAGAATGGCTGACTATACAGATAAGATTACAGATAATTTTGTAAAATTAACACTTCAAATATTTATGTTTATTACATTCTTTTTAATCTTAGCCTTTTTAGCAACATATTTTATAAGTTTAAGAATAAAACATGAAACAGATAATATTTTAAACTTTTTAACACACATTTCTAATAAAAGAACGCCTTATAGGTTAAAATCAAACTATACTGATGAATTTTATAAAATTACAAAACTGTTAAATAAAGTTGCATTTAAACTTGCTAAAAAAAATAGACAAAAAGCAAAACAAACAGCAAAATTGAAAATTGCAAATAAACAAAAAGATGAAATTATCTCAGCAATTTCCCATGAATTCAAAAACCCTATTGCTGTTATTTCAGGATACTCTGAAACGATATTAAATGATGAAGATTTACCAAAAATTATGAAAGATAAATTTTTGACTAAAATTCAATCTAATTCTCAAAAAATGTCAAATATAATTGATAAATTAAGGCTTACTTTAAAACTAGAGGAAGGAAAACAAGAATTAATACTAACTCCTACTTCAATTAAAAACATAGTAAATCAAGCAGTTTGTGATTTAAAAGACAAATATAAAAATAGAGAAATTCTTATTGAAGGTGAAGATATAACTTTGAAAGTTGATGAGACTTTAATTTCAATGGCAATTACAAACCTAATAGAAAATGCCCTTAAATATTCAGATGATGAAGTAACAATAACTATTTCACAAAATGAATTATGTGTAAAAGATAAAGGAATAGGAATTGAGCCAAAAGAGTTAGAAAATATTAATCAAAAATTTTATAGAGTATCCAAAAATGGATGGAATAACTCTTTAGGTTTAGGTCTATTTATTGTTCAATCTATTTTAACCTTACATAATTTTCAATTAAAAGTTGACTCTACTTTCGAAAAAGGTTCAAGTTTTTGTATAAAATATTAA
- a CDS encoding response regulator transcription factor, with the protein MSNKLVLIVEDEEDILELLEYTLQKEGFETIGFLNVDSKVKKLLDEEEIDLILMDRNLPGSEGTSFINDIRKDGYANPVIYVTAKDKDEDILEGFDAHADDYITKPFNLKELTARVKAVIKRTSKDVDILKVRDIIYKASNKKFYINDNPVELTHLEHDLFLEFFKNKDILMTREHLLNTVWDDSFDKKVKTVNVAIKRLKAKIDPDGTKEYIKSVRGEGYIFC; encoded by the coding sequence ATGTCAAATAAATTAGTATTAATAGTTGAAGATGAAGAGGATATCTTAGAACTTTTAGAATATACCCTACAAAAAGAGGGCTTTGAAACTATTGGATTTTTAAATGTAGATTCAAAAGTCAAGAAACTTTTAGACGAAGAAGAAATTGATTTAATTTTAATGGATAGAAACCTTCCTGGTAGTGAAGGTACTTCCTTTATCAATGATATTAGAAAAGATGGTTATGCAAACCCTGTGATTTATGTTACAGCTAAAGATAAAGATGAAGATATTTTAGAAGGTTTTGATGCACATGCAGATGATTATATTACAAAACCATTTAATTTAAAAGAACTAACTGCAAGGGTAAAAGCTGTTATTAAAAGAACAAGTAAAGATGTAGATATTTTAAAAGTGAGAGATATTATTTATAAAGCATCAAATAAAAAATTTTATATAAATGATAATCCAGTTGAATTAACTCATTTAGAACATGACTTATTTTTAGAATTTTTCAAAAATAAAGATATTTTAATGACAAGAGAGCATTTACTTAATACAGTTTGGGATGATTCTTTTGACAAAAAAGTAAAAACAGTAAATGTTGCAATAAAAAGATTAAAAGCAAAAATTGACCCTGATGGAACAAAAGAGTATATAAAATCAGTAAGGGGAGAGGGTTATATTTTTTGTTAA
- a CDS encoding phosphate-starvation-inducible PsiE family protein, whose amino-acid sequence MKNTLNKVKNYLGWNIEVLVAVIIFAYIIMIGIDFYKAIILMLEFIVIMEVVKMVSDFIKKEKLRLRFVIDIFIIFLIRDVIILTTDKNRDYFDITFLLFVIFIFFIFRIFAIKFSPGVIKISKDTVIEYDDDRPNKKVSEDKEILVKEEEKGNVK is encoded by the coding sequence ATGAAAAATACGTTAAATAAAGTTAAGAACTACCTTGGTTGGAATATTGAAGTTTTAGTTGCCGTTATTATTTTTGCATATATAATAATGATTGGCATAGACTTTTACAAAGCTATTATCTTAATGTTAGAGTTCATTGTAATAATGGAAGTTGTTAAAATGGTCTCTGATTTTATAAAAAAAGAGAAATTAAGACTTAGATTTGTAATAGATATATTTATTATCTTTCTTATTAGAGATGTAATTATTTTAACTACAGATAAAAATAGAGACTACTTTGATATAACATTTTTACTTTTTGTAATTTTTATATTCTTTATTTTCAGAATTTTTGCAATTAAGTTCTCTCCGGGAGTTATAAAAATTTCTAAAGATACAGTTATTGAATATGATGATGACAGACCAAATAAAAAAGTCTCTGAAGACAAAGAAATATTAGTAAAAGAAGAAGAAAAAGGCAATGTCAAATAA
- a CDS encoding phosphate signaling complex PhoU family protein, with amino-acid sequence MLRPYQQNLEKIEYGIQSIGNEVVDALEDALKAIKTQELSDLKKIDLSVKQIVVKSDEIDNLIIKTLALHSPEAGDLRSIVAYLKMSNELVRTAGNVKDFTKLFKKSFSDDLNKEVILEYTIPLLKSALVSLRTATTIFEETDENIINEKYQRVSVEESKTDDLYSMIQKNILKLITKNINLSKDYFDILTALRRLEKVADRSIAIASLLQYAKVGGEISKS; translated from the coding sequence ATGTTAAGACCTTACCAACAAAACTTAGAAAAAATAGAATATGGCATTCAATCTATTGGAAATGAAGTAGTTGATGCATTGGAAGATGCATTAAAAGCAATTAAAACTCAAGAGTTATCTGATTTAAAAAAGATTGATTTATCTGTAAAGCAGATTGTAGTTAAATCAGATGAAATTGATAACTTAATTATTAAAACCTTAGCACTACATTCACCTGAAGCAGGTGATTTAAGATCAATTGTTGCATATTTAAAGATGAGTAATGAGCTAGTTAGAACTGCTGGAAATGTAAAAGATTTTACAAAATTATTTAAAAAGTCATTTAGTGATGATTTAAATAAAGAAGTTATTTTAGAATATACAATTCCATTATTAAAATCTGCATTAGTTTCTCTAAGAACAGCAACAACTATTTTTGAAGAAACAGATGAGAATATAATTAATGAAAAATACCAAAGAGTAAGCGTTGAAGAGAGTAAGACTGATGATTTATACTCTATGATTCAAAAAAATATTTTAAAACTTATAACAAAAAACATAAATTTATCAAAAGACTATTTCGATATTTTAACTGCACTTAGAAGATTAGAGAAAGTTGCAGATAGATCAATTGCAATTGCAAGTTTACTACAATATGCAAAAGTAGGTGGGGAGATATCAAAATCATAA
- the pstB gene encoding phosphate ABC transporter ATP-binding protein PstB, translating to MANKDNVKIDVKNLNLWYGQNHALHDINAELYENKITALIGPSGCGKSTFLRCINRMNDLIPIVNIKGEIIIDNKNIYDKDVDEVSVRKKIGMVFQQPNPFPKSIYENVAYAPLKHGIIKKGKECDELVETSLIKAGLWNEVKDKLTDPGTSLSGGQQQRLCIARTIAVKPEVILMDEPTSALDPISTEKIEALMLELKEDYSIITVTHNMQQAARVADYTAFFHLGKLIEYDVTDTIFVNPSNKKTEDYITGRFG from the coding sequence ATGGCAAATAAAGATAACGTTAAAATTGATGTTAAAAATCTAAACTTATGGTATGGTCAAAACCATGCCTTACATGATATAAATGCAGAGTTATATGAAAATAAAATCACTGCTTTAATTGGACCTTCTGGATGTGGTAAGTCTACATTCTTAAGATGTATTAACAGAATGAATGACTTAATTCCCATTGTTAATATTAAAGGTGAGATTATTATTGATAATAAAAATATCTATGATAAAGATGTTGATGAAGTAAGTGTAAGAAAAAAAATTGGAATGGTATTTCAACAACCAAACCCTTTTCCTAAATCAATTTATGAAAATGTTGCTTATGCTCCATTAAAACATGGAATTATCAAAAAAGGTAAAGAGTGTGATGAGCTTGTTGAAACTTCACTTATCAAAGCTGGTCTTTGGAATGAAGTTAAAGATAAATTAACAGATCCAGGAACTTCATTATCAGGTGGTCAACAACAAAGATTATGTATTGCTAGAACAATTGCTGTTAAACCTGAAGTTATCTTAATGGATGAACCAACTTCAGCACTTGATCCAATTAGTACAGAAAAAATTGAAGCATTAATGTTAGAGTTAAAAGAGGATTATTCAATAATTACTGTAACTCACAATATGCAGCAAGCTGCTAGAGTTGCTGATTATACAGCATTTTTCCACTTAGGAAAACTTATTGAATATGACGTAACAGATACAATTTTTGTAAATCCTAGCAATAAAAAAACAGAAGATTACATTACAGGGAGATTTGGATAA
- the pstA gene encoding phosphate ABC transporter permease PstA: protein MGKKNKNKNNPFYDPSLKKRHASAKRFKKFTLTSLIFSIAFLAFFLIDIVGKGVPAFKITYVKVPVTINEKTIKIYNKAVERKYRAVVSRAWLRDIRVLAEQRPELMNTTTELWALADDQVDQYLKGHHYNMKDKEVALVEKLKEQGNIKQEFNKIFFTQGDSKIPEYAGLFSAMVGSVLTLIITMLVAFPIGVMTAIYLEEFAGDNKFTRFIEVNINNLAAIPSILFGLLGLAIFINLFGMPRSSPLVGGLTLALMTLPIIIVSSRAALRAVPDSIRQAGYGLGLNKIQVTRDHVLPLAFPGVLTGSIIGLAQAMGETAPLIIIGMIAFIPDAPSMVTQAATVMPAQLFTWAGMPERMYIEKTAAGIMVLLTILISLNALAIYLRKKFEVKW from the coding sequence ATGGGTAAAAAGAACAAAAATAAAAATAATCCATTTTATGATCCATCTCTTAAAAAGAGACATGCTAGTGCAAAGAGATTTAAGAAGTTTACATTAACTTCTCTAATTTTTTCAATTGCATTCTTAGCATTTTTTTTAATTGATATTGTAGGAAAAGGTGTTCCTGCATTTAAAATCACATATGTAAAAGTTCCTGTAACTATAAATGAAAAAACAATTAAAATTTATAACAAAGCAGTTGAGAGAAAATACAGAGCAGTAGTTTCAAGAGCATGGTTAAGAGATATTAGAGTTTTAGCAGAACAAAGACCTGAACTTATGAACACTACAACTGAGCTTTGGGCATTAGCAGATGATCAAGTTGACCAATACTTAAAAGGTCATCACTACAACATGAAAGACAAAGAAGTAGCTTTAGTTGAAAAATTAAAAGAACAAGGGAATATAAAACAGGAGTTTAATAAAATCTTCTTCACTCAAGGTGATTCAAAAATCCCTGAGTACGCTGGTTTATTCTCAGCAATGGTTGGTTCTGTTTTAACTTTGATTATTACAATGCTTGTTGCATTCCCTATTGGAGTTATGACAGCAATTTATCTTGAAGAGTTTGCAGGAGATAATAAATTTACTAGATTTATTGAAGTAAATATTAATAACTTAGCTGCAATTCCTTCAATTTTATTTGGTCTTTTAGGTTTAGCAATATTTATCAACCTATTTGGTATGCCAAGAAGTTCACCACTAGTAGGTGGTTTAACTTTAGCACTTATGACATTACCAATTATTATTGTATCTTCAAGAGCAGCATTAAGAGCCGTTCCAGATAGTATTAGACAAGCAGGATATGGACTTGGATTAAATAAAATTCAAGTTACAAGAGACCACGTTTTACCACTTGCATTCCCTGGTGTTTTAACGGGTTCTATTATTGGATTAGCACAAGCAATGGGTGAAACTGCACCTTTAATTATCATAGGTATGATTGCATTTATTCCAGATGCACCAAGTATGGTAACTCAAGCAGCAACAGTTATGCCTGCGCAATTATTTACATGGGCTGGAATGCCAGAGAGAATGTATATAGAAAAAACAGCAGCTGGTATTATGGTGTTATTAACAATCTTAATTTCACTAAATGCATTAGCAATTTATTTAAGAAAAAAATTCGAAGTTAAATGGTAG
- the pstC gene encoding phosphate ABC transporter permease subunit PstC yields the protein MSTFESNKRRRELNEKLIKLALISAATISILTTFGILFSILFEAIEFFKLRSFWYFITGTEWSPGVVGSKFGAVPIFAGTFMITIIALAVAIPIGLGSAIYMSEYASNKVRDYLKPILEVLAGIPTVVYGFFAAITVAPLIVKAANAIGLEATFNSALASGVVMGIMIIPVISSLSDDVIRSVPDSQRKAAFGLGLTHGEVIRNIVLPSAMPGIISASLLGLSKALGETMIVVMAAGLRPNLSWNPLEDMTTVTVTIVNSLVGDFEFNSPETLSAFALGLILFVVTLILNMISLSLIRKFKEKYKINTL from the coding sequence TTGAGCACTTTTGAATCAAATAAAAGAAGAAGAGAATTAAATGAAAAACTAATTAAACTAGCATTAATTAGTGCAGCAACAATTTCAATTCTAACTACATTTGGAATCTTATTTTCAATCCTTTTTGAAGCAATAGAATTTTTCAAATTAAGAAGTTTCTGGTACTTTATAACAGGAACTGAATGGTCACCTGGTGTTGTAGGAAGTAAATTTGGAGCAGTTCCTATTTTTGCAGGAACTTTTATGATTACAATAATTGCACTTGCTGTTGCAATTCCTATAGGACTTGGAAGTGCCATTTATATGAGTGAATATGCAAGTAATAAAGTTAGGGACTATCTAAAACCTATACTAGAAGTTCTTGCTGGTATTCCAACAGTTGTATATGGTTTCTTTGCTGCAATTACTGTAGCTCCACTAATTGTAAAAGCTGCAAATGCAATTGGTTTAGAAGCTACATTTAATAGTGCTTTAGCATCTGGAGTTGTAATGGGTATTATGATTATTCCAGTAATTTCATCTTTATCTGATGATGTAATTAGATCAGTTCCTGATTCACAAAGAAAAGCTGCATTTGGCTTAGGATTAACACATGGAGAAGTGATTAGAAATATTGTTTTACCTTCTGCAATGCCTGGTATTATTTCTGCATCACTACTTGGTTTATCAAAAGCATTAGGTGAGACAATGATTGTTGTAATGGCAGCAGGTCTTAGACCAAACCTATCATGGAATCCCCTTGAAGATATGACAACAGTAACTGTTACAATTGTAAATTCACTTGTTGGTGACTTTGAATTTAATTCACCTGAGACATTATCAGCATTTGCATTAGGACTAATCCTATTTGTTGTAACTTTAATTTTAAATATGATTTCTCTTTCACTAATTAGAAAATTCAAAGAGAAATACAAAATCAATACACTATAA